A window of Alphaproteobacteria bacterium contains these coding sequences:
- a CDS encoding enoyl-CoA hydratase family protein, whose product MKKLPASHFNPKHFGWSVEGKVATITLNRPEKKNPLTFESYGELRDTLRDLVYCPDIKSLVITGAGGNFCSGGDVHEIIGPLVKMDMPELLDFTRMTGDVVKAMKAAPQTIIAAIDGICAGAGTMLACGADIRYGTAKSKVAFLFVRVGLAGADMGACTLLPRIVGLGRATELLMTGRAMPGEEAERMGFYNAIFSSEEVLDKAKDLAKSLAEGPTFGHAMTKKMIVQEWNAGLDECIEAEAQAQSICMQTKDFERAYNAFVIKQTPKFEGD is encoded by the coding sequence ATGAAGAAACTGCCCGCCAGCCATTTCAATCCCAAGCATTTCGGCTGGTCGGTCGAAGGCAAGGTGGCCACCATCACCTTGAACCGGCCCGAGAAGAAGAACCCGCTGACCTTCGAATCCTACGGCGAATTGCGCGACACTTTGCGCGACTTGGTCTATTGCCCCGACATCAAGTCGCTGGTCATCACTGGTGCTGGCGGCAATTTCTGTTCGGGCGGCGACGTGCATGAAATCATCGGCCCGCTGGTCAAGATGGACATGCCGGAACTGCTGGACTTCACCCGCATGACCGGCGACGTCGTCAAGGCGATGAAGGCGGCGCCGCAGACCATCATCGCCGCCATCGACGGCATCTGCGCCGGTGCGGGCACCATGCTGGCCTGCGGCGCCGACATCCGCTATGGCACGGCGAAAAGCAAGGTCGCCTTCCTGTTCGTGCGCGTGGGTCTGGCTGGCGCCGACATGGGGGCTTGCACGCTTCTGCCGCGCATCGTGGGTCTTGGCCGCGCTACCGAACTTCTGATGACCGGGCGCGCCATGCCGGGCGAGGAAGCCGAGCGCATGGGCTTCTACAACGCCATTTTCAGTTCCGAAGAAGTGCTGGACAAGGCCAAGGACTTGGCCAAGTCTCTGGCTGAGGGGCCCACTTTCGGCCACGCCATGACCAAGAAGATGATCGTGCAGGAATGGAATGCGGGGCTTGACGAATGCATCGAGGCTGAGGCCCAGGCCCAGTCGATCTGCATGCAGACGAAAGACTTCGAACGCGCCTACAATGCCTTCGTGATCAAGCAAACGCCGAAATTCGAAGGTGATTGA
- the glk gene encoding glucokinase, translated as MSRLIADVGGTNVRFAVVAGSKLLTEPESFHCADYPSIVEAAQDYLSKSGQDASFDEAAFAVAAAVTGDWIDITNSHWAFSQADVARRLNVKRIKFLNDFTALALGLPHLPAESALPLNEAQAVKNAPIAVIGPGTGLGVSGLLPDGKGRWAPIAGEGGHATLSARTEREFAVVNQAQKQFGHCSAERLVSGPGLVTLAEIIDYLDGRPFVQRTPADVATMAQNGSCPVCAEAMDLLLAFLGTTASNLALTLGSFGGLYLAGGILPRLGADRLKASPLMARFADKGRYRDYLASIPVMLVVHPLPAFLGLGNLPIEAAP; from the coding sequence ATGAGCCGTCTGATCGCCGATGTGGGCGGCACCAATGTGCGTTTCGCCGTGGTTGCGGGATCGAAGCTGCTGACCGAGCCAGAGAGTTTTCATTGCGCCGATTATCCCAGCATCGTCGAAGCTGCCCAGGATTACCTGTCCAAGAGCGGTCAGGACGCCAGCTTCGACGAGGCGGCCTTTGCCGTCGCTGCCGCCGTCACCGGCGACTGGATCGACATCACCAATAGTCACTGGGCGTTCAGCCAGGCCGACGTGGCGCGCCGCCTGAACGTCAAGCGCATCAAGTTCTTGAACGACTTTACCGCCCTGGCCCTGGGCTTGCCGCATTTGCCGGCGGAAAGCGCTTTGCCGCTCAACGAGGCCCAAGCCGTCAAGAACGCCCCCATCGCCGTCATTGGTCCCGGTACCGGACTTGGCGTGTCGGGCCTGTTGCCTGATGGCAAGGGGCGATGGGCGCCCATTGCGGGCGAAGGCGGCCACGCGACTTTGTCGGCACGCACCGAGCGCGAATTCGCCGTCGTCAATCAAGCGCAAAAGCAGTTTGGCCATTGTTCGGCGGAACGGCTGGTTTCCGGCCCCGGACTGGTCACGCTTGCGGAAATCATCGACTACCTGGACGGAAGACCGTTCGTTCAAAGAACGCCCGCCGACGTTGCGACGATGGCCCAGAATGGCAGTTGTCCCGTCTGTGCCGAGGCCATGGATTTGCTGCTGGCCTTCCTGGGCACGACAGCTTCCAATCTGGCGCTGACTCTTGGCTCGTTCGGCGGCCTTTATCTGGCGGGCGGCATTCTGCCGCGTCTGGGCGCCGACCGGCTGAAAGCCTCGCCCTTGATGGCGCGCTTTGCCGACAAGGGCCGCTATCGCGACTATCTGGCATCCATTCCGGTCATGCTGGTCGTTCACCCCCTGCCCGCCTTTCTGGGGCTGGGCAACCTGCCGATCGAGGCTGCGCCATGA
- the glgA gene encoding glycogen synthase GlgA has translation MRVLFVSSEVFPLIKTGGLADVAGALPLALARLKTDIRLLMPGYPAALEAATHRKVVADLGNHLGAGPARLIEGRLAGSNLPLLLIDCPQLYARAGNPYLGPDGKDWPDNAKRFGLLGYTAARLCTDKSLIGWQPDILHGHDWQAGLAPAYLDAWGGARPGTIFTIHNIAYQGNFDPGVLTDLELPAQSFQPDGLEYYGNVSFLKAGCWYSDKITTVSPTYARQIQTSAQGCGFEGLLTARAKDLHGILNGIDDAIWNPAIDPYLTQHFLPGDMQAKAKNKAALQRELGLPMQPGRLLMAVISRLNDHKGMDLVINCLPDLLMNQHCQFAGLGSGDALFETGFTELADRHSHHMALHLGYSEPLAHRIMAGADVFLMPSRMEPCGLTQMYALKYGAIPIVNATGGLADTVVDVEQEGPPNVGRGFVLEETSPQELRRAVLRALALFKDKVEWNRIAAGNAAIDFSWKQSASHYIDLYSSLLRERGGA, from the coding sequence ATGCGAGTCCTTTTCGTTTCCTCCGAAGTCTTTCCCCTGATCAAAACCGGCGGTCTGGCCGACGTGGCCGGAGCGCTGCCCCTGGCCCTGGCCCGCCTGAAAACCGACATCCGCCTTCTCATGCCGGGCTATCCGGCGGCTTTGGAAGCGGCAACGCACCGCAAGGTCGTCGCCGATCTCGGAAACCACCTAGGGGCAGGACCGGCAAGATTGATCGAAGGAAGGCTGGCGGGAAGCAATCTGCCCCTTTTGCTGATCGATTGTCCGCAGCTTTACGCCCGCGCGGGCAATCCCTATCTGGGTCCCGACGGCAAGGACTGGCCCGACAACGCCAAACGCTTCGGGCTTCTTGGCTACACCGCCGCCCGACTTTGCACCGACAAAAGCTTGATCGGCTGGCAACCCGACATCCTGCACGGCCATGATTGGCAGGCAGGCTTGGCGCCCGCTTATCTCGATGCCTGGGGTGGAGCGCGCCCTGGCACTATTTTCACCATTCACAACATCGCCTATCAGGGCAATTTCGATCCTGGCGTTCTGACCGATCTGGAACTGCCTGCCCAGAGCTTCCAGCCGGATGGGTTGGAATATTACGGCAATGTCTCGTTTCTGAAGGCGGGCTGCTGGTACTCCGACAAGATCACCACGGTCAGCCCCACCTATGCGCGTCAGATACAAACTTCTGCTCAGGGCTGCGGCTTCGAGGGATTGCTGACGGCGCGCGCCAAAGATCTGCACGGCATCTTGAACGGCATCGACGACGCCATCTGGAATCCGGCCATCGATCCCTACCTGACCCAGCATTTCTTGCCGGGCGACATGCAGGCCAAAGCCAAGAACAAGGCGGCCCTTCAGCGCGAACTGGGCCTGCCCATGCAGCCGGGGCGGCTGTTGATGGCGGTCATCAGCCGACTGAACGATCACAAGGGCATGGACTTGGTCATCAATTGCCTGCCCGATCTTTTGATGAACCAGCACTGCCAGTTCGCGGGGCTGGGTTCGGGCGACGCCCTGTTCGAAACCGGATTTACGGAACTGGCCGACCGCCATTCGCATCACATGGCGCTTCACCTCGGCTATTCGGAACCTCTGGCGCATCGCATCATGGCGGGCGCCGATGTATTCTTGATGCCGTCGCGCATGGAGCCTTGCGGACTGACGCAGATGTACGCGCTTAAGTACGGCGCCATTCCCATCGTCAACGCCACGGGCGGCCTGGCCGACACGGTGGTCGATGTCGAGCAGGAAGGTCCCCCAAACGTCGGACGTGGCTTCGTGCTGGAAGAAACAAGCCCGCAGGAATTGAGGCGCGCCGTTCTGCGCGCCCTTGCCTTGTTCAAGGACAAGGTGGAATGGAACCGCATCGCGGCTGGCAACGCCGCCATCGACTTCAGTTGGAAGCAATCGGCCAGCCACTATATCGACCTATATTCCAGCCTGCTGCGGGAACGGGGGGGCGCATGA
- the glgC gene encoding glucose-1-phosphate adenylyltransferase, whose amino-acid sequence MHASNRDITRLVNNTMALVLAGGRGSRLKNLTDWRAKPAVPFAGKFRIIDFTLSNCINSGIRRVAVLTQYKAHSLIQHVQRGWDFLRAEINEFIEVMPAQQRMVEGNWYKGTADAVYQNLDILRSYAPEYLIILAGDHVYKMDYSKMILEHVLRGADCTVACFEVPLEEASAFGVMEIDEHKNVVSFKEKPKNPEPMPGKSDRCLVSMGIYVFNTRFLLDLLESDSELTGSDHDFGKDIIPGLIGKSKVVAHFFRDSCVIDAVREPYWRDVGTLDAYWDANIDLTTVTPALNLYDTSWPIWTYQAQLPSAKFVFDSEDRRGMAVDALVSGGCIISGATVRRSLLFSNVRVNSYAYIEDAVILPDCDIGRNAVLKKVILDRGCLIPPGLVVGEDPVLDAKRFERTEKGVTLVTRDMLKELEL is encoded by the coding sequence ATGCATGCGTCAAATCGCGACATCACCCGCCTGGTCAACAACACGATGGCCCTGGTTCTGGCCGGGGGGCGCGGCTCGCGCCTGAAAAACCTGACAGACTGGCGCGCCAAACCGGCGGTGCCCTTCGCGGGCAAGTTTCGCATCATCGATTTCACGCTGTCCAACTGCATCAATTCCGGCATTCGCCGCGTGGCGGTCCTGACCCAATACAAAGCGCATAGCCTGATTCAGCACGTTCAGCGCGGCTGGGATTTCCTGCGCGCCGAGATCAACGAGTTCATCGAGGTGATGCCAGCGCAACAACGCATGGTCGAGGGCAACTGGTACAAGGGAACGGCGGACGCCGTTTATCAGAATCTGGACATTCTGCGCAGCTACGCGCCGGAATATCTGATCATCCTGGCTGGCGATCACGTCTACAAGATGGATTACAGCAAGATGATCCTGGAGCATGTGCTAAGGGGCGCCGATTGCACCGTGGCCTGTTTCGAGGTGCCCTTGGAAGAGGCCAGCGCCTTTGGGGTGATGGAAATTGACGAACATAAGAACGTCGTCAGCTTCAAGGAAAAGCCCAAGAACCCTGAACCAATGCCGGGCAAGTCCGACCGCTGTCTGGTCAGCATGGGCATCTATGTTTTCAACACGCGCTTTCTTCTGGACCTTCTGGAATCCGATTCCGAACTGACGGGGTCGGATCACGATTTCGGCAAGGACATCATTCCCGGCCTGATCGGAAAGTCGAAGGTGGTGGCGCACTTCTTTCGCGATTCTTGCGTCATCGACGCGGTGCGCGAACCCTATTGGCGCGATGTGGGAACCCTTGACGCCTATTGGGACGCCAATATCGACCTGACCACGGTGACGCCCGCGCTCAATCTTTACGACACAAGCTGGCCGATCTGGACCTATCAGGCCCAGTTGCCCAGCGCCAAGTTCGTTTTCGATTCGGAAGATCGGCGCGGCATGGCGGTGGATGCGCTGGTTTCCGGCGGTTGCATCATTTCGGGCGCCACCGTGCGCCGCTCGCTTTTGTTCTCGAACGTCCGGGTCAATTCCTACGCCTATATCGAGGACGCCGTCATCCTGCCCGATTGCGACATCGGCAGGAACGCCGTGCTGAAGAAGGTGATCTTGGATCGCGGCTGTCTGATTCCGCCGGGTCTGGTGGTGGGCGAGGACCCGGTGCTGGACGCCAAGCGTTTCGAACGCACCGAAAAGGGCGTGACACTGGTCACCCGCGACATGCTGAAGGAATTGGAGCTGTAG
- a CDS encoding 3-hydroxyacyl-CoA dehydrogenase, translating into MQSVIGIAGSGTMGRGIAQIAAASGCNVLIFDAKDGAAEAACAAISQTFEKLAEKGKMSPEDAKAAAARLTAVPPLSPELGACTLVVEAIVEQLDAKRNLFTDLEKIVTPACILASNTSSLSITSIATACQIPARVAGLHFFNPVPLMKVAEVVAGMHSCESAIASLMDLVKRFGHTPVRAKDTPGFIVNHAGRGYGPEALRIMEEGVADAAAIDRILTEQAGFRMGPLELYDLVGLDISSAVMETMYAQFYHEPRYRPSPLVRSRVEAGLLGKKAGQGFYAYDKGQIVRPVEPPPPKAAPCHVWTNDPQVTQLLQSLGADIDSGESPRPDSLILLACLGEDASGMAARLDLDASRCLAIDPLFGFDKRRVLMTNPATLTEFRQQAHALLGQDGKPVSVIKDSLGFVSQRVVANIVNIACDIAGQGIASPADIDTAVRLGLGYPMGPLAWGDQLGSRTILTILENMLARSGDMRWRPSLWLKRRAELGLSLLTEET; encoded by the coding sequence ATGCAAAGCGTGATCGGCATTGCGGGCAGCGGAACCATGGGGCGCGGCATCGCGCAGATCGCCGCTGCGTCCGGATGCAACGTGCTGATCTTCGACGCCAAGGACGGGGCGGCCGAGGCCGCCTGCGCCGCCATCAGCCAGACTTTCGAGAAACTGGCGGAAAAGGGAAAGATGAGTCCGGAAGACGCCAAGGCCGCCGCCGCAAGGCTGACGGCGGTTCCTCCCCTCAGCCCCGAGCTTGGCGCCTGTACGCTGGTCGTCGAAGCCATCGTCGAGCAATTGGATGCCAAAAGGAACCTGTTCACCGATTTGGAAAAGATCGTGACACCCGCCTGCATCCTGGCTTCGAACACGTCGTCCTTGTCCATCACCTCGATCGCCACGGCCTGTCAGATTCCGGCGCGGGTGGCTGGACTGCACTTCTTCAATCCTGTGCCGCTGATGAAAGTGGCGGAAGTGGTGGCAGGGATGCACAGTTGCGAAAGCGCCATTGCCAGCCTGATGGATTTGGTGAAGCGCTTTGGCCATACGCCGGTGCGGGCCAAGGACACGCCGGGCTTCATCGTCAATCATGCCGGACGGGGCTATGGACCCGAAGCGTTGCGCATCATGGAAGAGGGTGTCGCCGATGCCGCCGCCATCGACCGCATCCTGACCGAGCAGGCTGGCTTTCGCATGGGGCCGTTGGAATTGTACGATCTGGTCGGGCTGGATATTTCATCCGCCGTCATGGAAACCATGTATGCGCAGTTCTATCACGAACCGCGCTACCGCCCCTCGCCCCTGGTGCGCTCGCGCGTGGAAGCGGGCTTGTTGGGCAAGAAAGCAGGCCAGGGATTTTACGCTTACGACAAGGGGCAGATCGTAAGGCCGGTCGAGCCGCCGCCACCCAAGGCCGCGCCCTGTCACGTTTGGACGAATGATCCCCAAGTGACGCAACTGCTTCAATCGCTGGGGGCCGACATCGACAGCGGGGAGTCTCCACGTCCCGACAGCTTGATCCTGCTGGCTTGTCTGGGCGAAGACGCCTCGGGCATGGCGGCAAGGTTGGATTTGGATGCAAGCCGCTGTCTAGCCATCGACCCCTTGTTCGGTTTCGACAAGCGGCGCGTGCTGATGACAAACCCAGCCACGCTGACGGAATTTCGCCAGCAGGCGCACGCCCTGCTTGGACAAGACGGCAAACCCGTGTCCGTCATCAAGGACAGTCTGGGCTTCGTCTCGCAGCGCGTGGTGGCCAATATCGTCAACATCGCTTGCGACATCGCGGGTCAGGGCATCGCCTCGCCCGCCGATATCGACACTGCCGTGCGCCTCGGCCTGGGCTATCCGATGGGGCCGCTGGCCTGGGGCGACCAGTTGGGAAGCCGCACCATCCTGACCATTCTGGAAAATATGCTGGCCCGATCAGGCGACATGCGTTGGCGGCCTTCGCTGTGGCTCAAGCGCCGCGCCGAGCTGGGATTGTCGTTGCTGACGGAAGAAACTTAG
- a CDS encoding acyl-CoA dehydrogenase family protein, whose translation MSDKTFLSWPFFEDGHREFAQAIDAWAHEELERIAPHHECEGERMDDMSRRLVKALGEQGFLKACIPAAYGGRAASFDVRGLCLARETLARHEGLADFAFAMQGLGSAAITLFGTDAQKSKYLPKVGKGELIPAFAISEADAGSDVGAMTTTAVKDGDHYVITGDKTWISNAGIADFYTVFARLGDAPGAKGLAAFIVEADAPGFKVASRIDVIAPHPLGKLRLEECRVPSSALLSLPGEGFKIAMSVLDVFRSTVAAAALGFARRALDEALKRAQSRHVFGSALSDYQITQAKLAEMAVSIDAAALLVYRAAWTKDTKGGRVTREASMAKLFATEEAQKVIDQAVQIWGGLGVVSGVAVERLYREIRALRIYEGTSEVQKLVIANALLSEGKN comes from the coding sequence ATGTCTGACAAAACGTTCCTCTCCTGGCCCTTTTTCGAAGACGGACATCGTGAGTTCGCGCAAGCCATCGACGCCTGGGCGCACGAGGAATTGGAACGGATCGCCCCGCATCACGAATGCGAAGGCGAGCGGATGGACGACATGTCCCGCCGTCTCGTCAAAGCGCTAGGCGAACAGGGGTTCTTGAAGGCTTGCATCCCGGCCGCCTATGGCGGTCGGGCGGCGAGTTTCGACGTGCGCGGCCTGTGCCTGGCCCGCGAAACCTTGGCGCGTCATGAAGGGCTGGCCGATTTTGCCTTCGCCATGCAAGGTTTGGGCAGCGCCGCCATTACTTTGTTTGGCACCGATGCGCAGAAATCGAAATATCTTCCCAAGGTGGGCAAGGGAGAACTGATCCCCGCTTTCGCCATCTCCGAGGCCGATGCCGGATCGGATGTGGGGGCCATGACCACCACGGCTGTCAAGGATGGCGATCATTACGTCATCACCGGCGACAAGACCTGGATTTCGAATGCCGGGATCGCCGATTTCTATACGGTGTTCGCAAGGCTTGGCGATGCGCCGGGAGCCAAGGGCTTGGCTGCCTTCATCGTGGAAGCCGATGCGCCGGGATTCAAGGTGGCCAGTCGTATCGATGTGATCGCTCCGCATCCTTTGGGCAAGCTGCGCTTGGAAGAATGCCGGGTGCCGTCATCGGCGCTGCTCAGCCTGCCAGGCGAAGGGTTCAAGATCGCCATGTCGGTGCTGGATGTTTTCCGCTCGACCGTGGCCGCCGCCGCCCTGGGCTTTGCCAGAAGGGCTTTGGACGAGGCCTTGAAGCGCGCCCAGTCGCGCCATGTCTTCGGCAGCGCCTTGAGCGACTATCAAATCACCCAGGCCAAACTGGCCGAGATGGCGGTTTCCATCGATGCTGCGGCGCTTCTGGTCTACCGCGCCGCTTGGACCAAGGACACCAAGGGCGGGCGCGTGACGCGCGAAGCATCTATGGCGAAATTGTTCGCCACCGAGGAAGCCCAGAAGGTGATCGATCAGGCCGTGCAGATATGGGGCGGCTTGGGCGTAGTCAGCGGCGTAGCGGTAGAGCGGCTGTATCGCGAAATCCGAGCGCTTCGCATTTATGAAGGGACGAGCGAGGTGCAAAAGCTGGTCATCGCCAACGCGCTGTTGAGCGAGGGGAAGAACTAA
- a CDS encoding SDR family oxidoreductase, with amino-acid sequence MRFDGKIVLVAGGASGIGFAAVEGFAALGAEVYLGDLNEEAGKKAAASVPGGKVHFVKLDVTDKTSIHQCRDRILNEKGHLDVLANVAGWGHIQPFVENSDDFIEKVVKLNLMGPIEMARAFFPSMIERKSGKIVIVASDAGRVGSLGESVYSGAKGGAISFTKSLAREGARHNIQVNCVCPGPTDTPLLRSEPEKFLEAFLKAIPMKRFGKPSEVADAIIFMASQRADYITGQVLSVNGGLVIPG; translated from the coding sequence ATGAGATTCGATGGTAAAATCGTCCTGGTCGCCGGTGGCGCCTCTGGCATCGGCTTCGCTGCGGTCGAAGGTTTCGCCGCCCTGGGGGCTGAGGTCTATCTGGGCGACCTCAATGAAGAAGCGGGCAAGAAGGCGGCGGCGTCGGTTCCCGGCGGCAAAGTGCATTTCGTCAAACTGGACGTGACCGACAAAACCTCGATCCATCAGTGCCGCGACCGCATCTTGAACGAAAAGGGCCATCTTGACGTGCTGGCCAATGTGGCGGGCTGGGGCCATATCCAGCCCTTCGTGGAAAATTCCGACGACTTCATCGAGAAGGTCGTGAAGCTGAACTTGATGGGGCCGATCGAAATGGCCCGCGCCTTCTTCCCCAGCATGATCGAGCGGAAGTCCGGAAAGATCGTCATCGTGGCGTCCGATGCCGGGCGTGTGGGTTCGCTGGGCGAAAGCGTCTATTCGGGGGCCAAGGGCGGCGCCATTTCCTTTACCAAGTCGCTGGCCCGCGAAGGGGCGCGCCACAATATCCAGGTCAATTGCGTCTGTCCGGGTCCGACCGATACGCCGCTGTTGCGCTCGGAACCCGAAAAGTTCCTGGAAGCGTTTTTGAAGGCCATTCCGATGAAGCGCTTTGGCAAGCCTTCGGAAGTGGCCGATGCCATCATTTTCATGGCAAGCCAACGCGCCGACTACATCACCGGACAGGTCCTAAGCGTCAATGGCGGTCTGGTCATTCCCGGTTGA
- a CDS encoding enoyl-CoA hydratase/isomerase family protein — MADAFLTLQQQGKTALLTLAHAPVNALGTGMIAALHAAMDKVEASGEISVLHIKSALKVFCAGADLAEMRANFSDASRIGQQVEDIRNIQKVLKRIEALPVVTVAEISGAAMGGGLEMALSCDLRVAANEAKLALPETNLGLIPGAGGTQRLTRLVGASVAKRLILGAEIMDGQTALALGVVQWAVPRAELAGFAESLVGRLAALPKSALSQAKHCIGAAFDPKRDGYEEELEATRRLLNETETRQRVEAFLSKEK; from the coding sequence ATGGCCGACGCCTTTCTAACCCTCCAGCAACAAGGCAAGACAGCCCTGCTGACGCTTGCTCATGCGCCGGTCAATGCGCTGGGCACCGGCATGATCGCAGCATTGCATGCGGCCATGGACAAGGTGGAGGCATCGGGCGAGATTTCCGTTCTGCACATCAAAAGCGCGCTCAAGGTGTTTTGCGCCGGGGCAGATCTGGCGGAAATGCGGGCCAATTTCTCCGATGCGTCGCGCATCGGCCAGCAGGTCGAAGACATTCGCAATATCCAGAAGGTGCTGAAGCGCATCGAAGCCCTGCCTGTCGTCACTGTGGCGGAAATTTCCGGGGCCGCCATGGGTGGCGGGCTTGAGATGGCGCTGTCTTGCGATCTGCGCGTGGCGGCCAATGAAGCCAAGCTGGCCTTGCCGGAAACCAATCTGGGCCTGATCCCTGGGGCGGGCGGCACGCAACGCCTGACCCGTTTGGTGGGTGCTTCTGTCGCCAAGCGCTTGATTCTGGGCGCCGAGATCATGGATGGCCAAACAGCCCTGGCGCTGGGTGTCGTGCAATGGGCCGTGCCCAGGGCCGAATTGGCGGGCTTTGCGGAAAGTCTGGTTGGGCGTTTGGCGGCGCTGCCCAAATCGGCACTGTCCCAAGCCAAACATTGCATTGGCGCTGCCTTTGATCCCAAGCGCGATGGCTATGAAGAAGAGCTTGAAGCCACGCGACGTCTGTTGAACGAGACCGAGACCCGCCAAAGGGTCGAGGCCTTCCTAAGCAAGGAGAAGTAA
- a CDS encoding alpha-glucosidase/alpha-galactosidase yields MTNTCKIVFIGAGSASFGVHLFRDMFQSKQLAGSTLTLVDTNSETLERMYGLAQFMNRQRGAGIIIERTTDRREALKGANFVLNSVAIDRTRLWRMDFEVPKKYGIHHTLGENGGPGGLFFTMRTLPLIFDFVRDMEELCPNAFFLNYSNPESRIVLALGKYSPIRSMGLCHGIFMARWYIGTIMGMADKEPEQKLDLWAAGLNHFQCVMQIRDRETGKDMYPLLLEKDKTFDPSLQPLTRKLMRAFGHWITCSDDHMGEYIPYGYEGGEKGFDFDGEDNWRVKLQGIIDDVVSGKTPPPDEWNTLSGERGIAVIESVMHNQKRMIESGIVYNRGVIPNLPADLAVEVPVVADAAGLHPVSLGPLPDPIAKLMTMQASVQQLAVEAAVHASKEMALEALLIDPVINSTDAAVKILDELWEANKPYIRKCV; encoded by the coding sequence ATGACCAATACCTGTAAGATCGTGTTCATCGGCGCGGGCAGCGCCTCTTTCGGCGTCCATCTGTTCCGCGACATGTTCCAAAGCAAGCAGTTGGCGGGCAGCACGCTAACCCTGGTCGACACCAATTCCGAAACGCTGGAGCGCATGTATGGCCTGGCCCAGTTCATGAACAGGCAGCGGGGTGCGGGCATCATCATCGAGCGCACCACCGACCGTAGGGAAGCCCTGAAAGGCGCCAACTTCGTGCTGAATTCGGTGGCCATCGACCGCACCAGGCTATGGCGGATGGATTTCGAAGTGCCCAAAAAGTACGGCATCCATCACACTTTGGGCGAAAATGGCGGGCCGGGCGGCTTGTTCTTCACCATGCGCACCCTGCCGCTGATCTTCGACTTCGTGCGCGACATGGAAGAATTGTGTCCCAACGCCTTCTTCCTGAATTATTCGAATCCCGAAAGCCGCATCGTACTGGCCTTGGGAAAATACAGCCCCATCCGCTCGATGGGCCTGTGCCACGGCATCTTCATGGCTCGCTGGTACATCGGCACCATCATGGGAATGGCCGACAAAGAGCCGGAGCAGAAGCTCGATCTTTGGGCGGCGGGCCTTAATCATTTCCAGTGCGTGATGCAAATCCGCGACCGCGAAACCGGCAAGGACATGTATCCCTTGCTGCTGGAAAAAGACAAGACCTTCGATCCAAGCCTGCAGCCGCTGACCCGCAAATTGATGCGCGCCTTCGGCCACTGGATCACCTGCAGCGACGACCATATGGGCGAGTACATCCCCTATGGCTATGAAGGCGGCGAAAAGGGCTTCGATTTCGACGGCGAGGATAACTGGCGGGTGAAGCTGCAAGGCATCATCGACGACGTGGTGTCGGGCAAAACGCCGCCGCCCGACGAGTGGAACACGCTGTCGGGCGAACGCGGCATCGCCGTGATCGAAAGCGTCATGCACAATCAAAAGCGCATGATTGAATCGGGTATCGTCTATAACCGCGGCGTCATTCCGAATTTGCCCGCCGACCTGGCGGTGGAGGTGCCCGTCGTCGCCGACGCCGCCGGACTGCATCCGGTCAGCCTAGGGCCGCTGCCCGACCCCATCGCCAAGCTGATGACCATGCAGGCCAGCGTGCAACAATTGGCGGTGGAAGCGGCGGTGCATGCATCGAAGGAAATGGCCTTGGAAGCCTTGCTGATCGACCCGGTGATCAACTCGACCGACGCCGCCGTGAAAATTCTCGATGAACTGTGGGAAGCCAACAAGCCCTATATTAGAAAGTGCGTGTAG